The Brassica napus cultivar Da-Ae chromosome C7, Da-Ae, whole genome shotgun sequence genome has a segment encoding these proteins:
- the LOC106407403 gene encoding 60S ribosomal protein L7a-2-like → MAPKKGVKAVTKKKPEKVTNPLFERRPKQFGIGGALPPKKDLTRYIKWPKSIRLQRQKRILKQRLKVPPALNQFTKTLDKNLATSLLKILLKYRPEDKTAKKERLLKKAQSEAEGKPVESKKPIVVKYGLNHVTYLIEQNKAQLVVIAHDVDPIELVVWLPALCRKMEVPYCIIKGKSRLGAIVHQKTAACLCLTTVKNEDKMEFSKVLEAIKANFNDKYEENRKKWGGGIMGSKSQAKTKAKEIVLAKEAAQRMN, encoded by the exons ATG GCCCCAAAGAAAGGAGTCAAAGCGGTTACCAAGAAGAAGCCG GAGAAAGTAACAAACCCACTTTTTGAGAGGCGTCCAAAGCAATTTGGAATCGGAGGAGCATTGCCACCGAAGAAGGATCTCACCAGATACATCAAATGGCCAAAGTCCATCCGCCTCCAGAGGCAGAAGCGTATTCTGAAGCAGAGGCTTAAGGTCCCACCTGCACTCAACCAGTTCACTAAGACCCTTGACAAGAACTTAG CAACTTCTCTCTTGAAGATTCTCCTCAAGTACAGGCCTGAGGACAAAACAGCCAAGAAGGAGCGTCTTCTCAAGAAGGCTCAGTCTGAGGCCGAGGGAAAGCCTGTTGAATCGAAGAAGCCTATTGTTGTGAAGTATGGTCTTAACCATGTTACATACCTCATTGAGCAG AACAAGGCGCAACTGGTGGTGATTGCTCATGATGTGGACCCCATTGAGTTGGTTGTCTGGTTACCTGCACTGTGCAGGAAAATGGAGGTTCCTTACTGCATTATCAAGGGGAAGTCACGATTGGGAGCG ATTGTCCACCAGAAAACAGCAGCTTGCTTGTGTTTGACAACGGTGAAGAACGAGGACAAGATGGAGTTCAGCAAAGTCCTTGAGGCTATTAAG GCAAACTTTAATGACAAATATGAAGAGAACCGGAAGAAGTGGGGAGGTGGGATAATGGGATCCAAATCACAGGCCAAGACCAAGGCTAAAGAGATAGTTCTAGCCAAGGAAGCTGCTCAGAGGATGAATTAA